The genomic interval agtatatacagttgaagtttacattttacattttacattacaatacatttaaactcagtttttcacaattcctgacaattccttattcctcgtaaaaattccctgttttaggtcagttaggatcaccactttattttaagaatgtgaaatgtcagaataatagtagagagaatgatttatttcatcacattctcagtgagtcagaagtttacatacactcaattagtatttggtagcattgcctttaaattgttgaacctgggtcaaacgttttgggtagccttccacaagcttcccacactaagttgggtgaattttggcccattcctcctgacagagctggtgtaacggagtcaggtgtgtagggctccttgctcacacacgtgttttcagttctgcccacaaattttctatgggattgaggtcaaggctttgtgatggccactccaataccttgactttgttgtccttaagccattttgccacaactttggaagtatgcttggggtcattgtccatttggaagacccatttgtgaccaagctttaacttcctgactgatgtcttgagatgttgcttcagtacatccacataattttcctccctcatgatgccatctattttgtgaagtgcaccagtccctcctgcagcaaagcaccctcacaacatgatgctgccacccccgtgcttcatggttcggatggtgttcttcggcttgcaagcctcaccctttttcctcccaacataacgatggtcattatggccaaacagttatatttttgtttcatcagacgagaggacatttctccaaaaagtacgatctttgtccccatgtgcagttgcaaactgtagtctggctttcttatggcagttttggagcagtggctccttccttgctgagcggcctttcaggttatgtcgatataggactcgttttactgtggatatagatactttgtacctgtttcttccagcatcttcacaaggtcctttgctgttgttctgggattgatttgcacttttcgcaccaaagtacgttcatctctgggagacagaacgcgtctccttcctgagcggtatgatggctgcgtggtcccatggtgtttatacttgtgtactattgtttgtacagataaacgtggtatcttcaggcgtttggaaattgctcccaaggatgaaccaggcttgtggaggtctacaattctttcctgaggtcttggctgatttcttttgattttcccatgatgtcaagcaaagaggcactgagtttgaaggtaggccttgaaatacatccacaggtacacctccaattgactcaaatgatgtcaattagccagaagcttctaaagtgttaattatcagaagcttctaaagccatgacatccttttctggaattttccaagctgtttaaaggcacagtcaacttagcgtatgtagacttctgacccactggaattgtgatacagtgaattataagtgaaataattgtctgtcaacaattgttggaacattttttttatacttgtgtcatgcacaaagtagatgtcttaaccgacttgccaaaactatagtttgttaacaagaaatttgtggagtggttgaaaaaccacttttaataactccaacctaagtgtatgtaaacttcagacttcaactgtacatatgagatgggtgatgcaatatttacaaacaaaaaaagtgACTAAGATTCCATAGAATAGTATAGGGTACAgtttacacatatgagatgagtaatgcaagatacggagacattattaaagtggctagtgtttcATTTCTTTAAAGTGGCcggtgattcctaatctatgtctataggcagccgcccctgatgtgctggagatggctgtttaacagtctgtggTGTACTATAGAATAGAaggcagtatatacatatgaaatgggggATGCAATACGTAAAGACAAtttaaaagtgactaagataccgtagaatagcgtggagtgcagtttatacaaatgagatgagtaatgctagatatggaacattattaaagtggttggTGATCCAATTCTAAAAGTGGCCGGTGATTCCTATTCTATGTCtgtagacagctgcctctgatgtgctagtgatggctgtttagcagtctgatggccttgagatagaagctgtttttcagtctctcgatcccagctttgatgcacctgtactgacctcaccttcaggatgatagcggggtgaacaggcagtggctcgggtggttgatgtccttgatgacctttttggccttcctgtgacatcgagtgctGTAGATGTCAAGGAGGGTGGGAAGTTTGCTCCCAgtaatgcgttgtgcagaccccaccaccctctggagaacttTGCAGTTGTggtcggtgcagttgccgtaccaggcggtgatagagcccgacaggatgctctcaattgtgcatctgtaaaagtttgtgagggttttaggtgtaaGCCACATTTCttaagcctcctgaggttgaagaggcgctgttgtgtcTTCTTTACcacgttgtctgtgtgggtggaccatttcagtttgtcagtgatgtgtacgcagaggaactctccaccttctccactgcggtcctattgatgtggataagggggtgctccctctgctgtttcctgaagtccacgatcatctccttagttttgttgatgttgactgagaggttattttcctggcaccacactcccagagccctcacctccttcctgtaggctatCTCATCGTTGtttgtaatcaagcctactactgttgtgttgtctgcaaacttgatgattgactgggaggcgtgcttggccacgcggtcatgggtgaacagggagtacaggagggggctgagcatgcacccttgtggggccccagtgttgaggatcagcgaagaggaggtgttgtttcctaccttcaccacatgggggcgacccgtcaggaagtccaggacccagttgcacagggtggggctcagacccagggcctcgagcttgatgatgagcttggagggaactatggtgttgaatactgagctgtagtcaatgaacagcattcttacttaggtatgcctcttgtccagatgagacAGAGCAGTGTGCAGAGtggtggcgattgcatcgtctgtggaactattgggacggtaagcaaattgaagtgggtctagggtggcaggtaaggtggaggtgaaattatccttgactagtctctcaaagcacttcatgatgacagaagtgagtgctacggggggcgatagtcatttagttcaattaccttagctttcttaggtacagggacaatggtggccatcttgaagcatgtgaggaCAACAgattgggatagggagagattgaatatatctttgaacacaccagccagctggtatgcgcaagctctgaggacgcggctagggataccatctgggccggcagccctgcgagggttaacaggcttaaatgtcttactcacgtcgcccacggagaaggagagcccgcagtccttgatagcgggccgcgtcggtggcactgtattacgTGCACGGTggcacgtgcttctacacctgcattgcttgctgtttggggttttaggctgggtttctgtacagcacttcgagatattagctgatgtacgaagggctatataaaataaacttgatattATCAAAGCGAGCGAAGAAGGTGTTCAGCCTTTCCGGAAGCAAGAGGTCGGTGTCcgcaacgtggctggttttcgtttttataatccgtgattgtctgtagaccctgcagcatacgtctcgtgtctgagccattgaactgGGACTcaactttgtccctataccgacgTTTAGCCTGCTTGATTGCTTTGCGGAAGGAATAACTCCACTGTTTGTATTCTTCTATATTCCCAGTTTtcttgccctggttaaatgtggtggttcgcgctttcagttttgcaacAATGctcccatctatccacggtttcttgTTGGGGTAGgtgttaatagtcacagtgggtacaacatctcctatgcacttcctgataaactcattcACCGTATCGGTATATGTGTCAATATTATTTTCTGAAGCTACtctgaacatatcccagtctgcttgatcaaaacaatcttgaagagtgcattccgattggtcagaccagagtTGAATAGTCCTCaccacgggtgcttcctgtttgagtttctgcctataggaggggaggagcaagatggaatcgtggtctgatttgccaaatggaggggagggccttatatgcattcTGGAAGGTAGTAAAGCAATGGTTGAGggttttagcagcgcgagtacaACAATCAATATGTTGAAAGAATTTCTCAAGCCTTTTCCTTAAATTTGCTTTGTTacaatccccagctacaataaatgcagcctcaggatatgtgatATGTGGATTGTTCTCCAGTGAACGTTCTGTGATGATAAAAGGCCTATGGTCTGGGTGAATACTTTAGCAGTATGACTGAATGTTCTCCAGTGAACGTTCTGTGATGATAGAAGGCCTATGTTCTGGGTGAATACTTTAGTAGTATGACTGAATGTTCTCCAGTGAACGTTCTGTGAAGAATAGAAGGCCTGCATTCTGGCTGAGGAGATTGTATGCTCCAAATGGTGAGCTACAGTGTGTATTTTCAGCTCTGAATAAGGGTGTGTGGCACTGGTGGAGGGAGCAGAAGGTGGATGCACGGACCATCAAACGAATCCAGGAGCTCCAGCCCCCTGCTGCAGACGTATTTCTAGCGGACGTCAACCTGGCCACCAAGTCTGCCACGGAGCTTTCCTTCATGCTCTTAGACGTAGCCAAGTCACTAGGCTGCAACAAGGCAATGAATCTGGCCTTTAAGTTCGTAACGGTAGGTCACACACCAGACAGTAACAGTAGATCACACACCAGACAGTAACAGTAGATCACACACCAGACAGTAACAGTAGGTCACACACCAGACAGTAACAGTAGGTCACACACCAGACAGTTCTGCTGAGGACCAGTATTCAATCAAAGGCACTTTGTCCACTAGTGTACTGCACTTGACTTATTTAAGTTTGAGCCTAACGCTGCAGAGTTTACCATGAATGTGATCTCCGTCTGGGCAATTGCCATTTGAATGTGCATCGTCAAAAGTGCATTGCACTTGTCAATGATACGCTTTTGATTGAAACCCGGCCTCAATTTTGAATGTATGCACTCCCTGTACTGTAAGTCACGTTGAATTAAAGCCTAAATGGTATACACATACGGTTCGTTATGATCAGGTAGGGCTGCAGAACCTTAACCAAGCATTCCAGGAGCGCACCATGGAAGCCAGGAAGCTTCTGGCACAGGTGGAGGAGCTGCAGTCTATGGACTGTCGCTTCGAGCTGGCCCAGATAAAGATCCAAGTGGGAGACAGTCATATCAAGATGACCAAGATGGAGGATGAGCTTTCGTCAGTCAAGGAGCAGAACGATATTCTACTGTTCCAGATCCAACAGATGCAGGAGATCCCGAAACATCCATTGCCGAAACAGCAGGTAGTGGTCGTTGCTCCCTCAAAAAACGTACAGGGAGCACCAGTGCTCAACAATCAGCTGGTTCCGCAACCAACCCCCAAGGTTAAGTACCCCAAACGGAGGCCGAAACCAAAGCCGGAGCCAGGCCAGCATGTTGGCGAAGAAGTGGAAGAAGTGGAGTCTCTGGAAGACATCTCAGTGGATCCAGAAGACATCATCGAGCAGGTGGAGAGGAAGAGCATGGATCTTCTGGAGGCCATCCAGAAGTCTGAGCAATGTGTGGTGTCAATTTCTGGTGACAAGGACAAGGGGAAAGAGGGTGAGCTGCTAGAAGGGATGGATGCCGCCAGCAGAAAAGCCAAGGCAGCTGATATCATCAAGCTGTACTGCGATCTACAGAGGTCCATCAGAGACTCTTTTAACGACATGATCACGCAGCTACAGGTAGGAGCATATCAGCATATTGTAACAAATATGGGGTGGTAGCCCCGGGCCAGCGAATGTCAACCCAACACCTTAGCCATGACGCGATCTGAATGAAGAGATCTGAATAT from Salvelinus alpinus chromosome 2, SLU_Salpinus.1, whole genome shotgun sequence carries:
- the LOC139553755 gene encoding uncharacterized protein — encoded protein: MEARKLLAQVEELQSMDCRFELAQIKIQVGDSHIKMTKMEDELSSVKEQNDILLFQIQQMQEIPKHPLPKQQVVVVAPSKNVQGAPVLNNQLVPQPTPKVKYPKRRPKPKPEPGQHVGEEVEEVESLEDISVDPEDIIEQVERKSMDLLEAIQKSEQCVVSISGDKDKGKEGELLEGMDAASRKAKAADIIKLYCDLQRSIRDSFNDMITQLQVGAYQHIVTNMGW